CGACATCTTTTATCCTAAATTTTCCTCTTTTGCAGATCAACGACTCCTCAAATTCCGTGCAAAGTCACTCATCGGAATATTGTCATCAACAGTTTGGCACCATTTGTGAGATCTttgattttcatcaatttttaatatacaAAATCTAATATGGTGACTATACGTTCGAGAGACCTCGAACCAAATGTTCAAGCTGGAAAACTAGGAACCTCAGTTGATCCAAACGGTCGAATCGCTTCACTGGAAGATCATATGAAGCATATCTCGGAAACAATGGAGGCCCTTAAGAAGCAAAATGAAGATCTCGCTTCCTAACTCACTATGAGAGGGTATCAGGAATGTGAAGAAAAGCGTAGAGAGAAACGACCCGAAGATGATTGAGAAAGTTCTACTCGGGACGACCATGAAACAACCGTTCAAGGTGGTTCTCATCATGAGACCAATGTTAACGATGAAGTGAAAGATTTGAAGCTAAAGTATGCGGAGATGGCTCGACAAATGGCTCAAGAAGAGGACTGATAGATCTTGGAGGATTTGATGCAAAACACAAATTTGTCGTTCACTGATCGGGGTAATGAGGTTTTTTCTGCTCGACAAGTTTAAAGTCCCACGTGTCGACAGATATGATGGGAGTGAAGATCTGACCGATCATATGGAAATCTTCCGAGCTCATCTTGTTCTCTATGACACTCTCGACAAGATCGCATGCTGATCCTTCCCTTTAACCTTGAAGGGAGATGCTAGAGAATGGTTCGGGAAGCTACTTCCCAAGTCCGTAGACAACTTCGAGTTCCTCGGACGCTAGTTCTTTACTCGATTTCTGGCAATCCGAAAGAGGAAGAAGTCCCCTGCCTACTTGCTATCCTTCGTGCAAGGGAAGAATGAGTCCTTGAAGGACTATATGATCAGGTTCAAGCGATAAAAGTTTAGTGTAGAAAGCTCGAAGGAAGAAATTGTGCTATCAGCTTTAATGAATGGAATCAGAACTGAAGGGAAACTGATGGCTGAGTTAGCTTGAGGACCTATTTTAATGACTCTTCATCAGTTTATGAACAAAGCTGAAGAGTTCATAAATCAAGAGAAAACCATCAGTGCCCTAATGAAGTCAAAGGGAGAAGGAGGTCAAGGTGAGGCTAGTAGTAGCAGGAAGCTAGCCGGGGGGTCTGGAAAGAAAATGGAGTTTCGGGAAACTGGCAATAGAAGCCCAAAGAGATCCTCGAAGAAAGCAGCAAACCCGTTTTATCAACGGGAACAAAAATTGACTCCACTGAATAGAAGTGTGACTGAGGTATTCATGGACATCAAGAGATATCCAAACTTCCGATGGCCAGCAAGAATGCGGGCTCCACCTCAAAAGCGCAACAACCTAACGCTTTGGGACTACCACAATGACCATTGTCACACAACTGAGGGTTGCATATCCTTGCGGTTAGAAATTGAAAACTTCATAAAAAATGGAAGATTGATGAGGCTTCTAGCCGAAGAAAGGGAGAGGGGTAGAAACCCTTAGGAGAATCAGCCTCTGCAGATAGAAGCACACAATGAAGGTCCGAGGCGAGGATGCGATGCATAGAGGCGAAGGCGAGATGAGCCGAGGGGTGGTCGAGGTGACCAGCAAAACCCTCAAAGTCAAGACATGATTGCTGAGATCCACACGATCTCGGTTTGATTGGCTGGTGGAGGAGAATGAAACTTTGCTAGGAAGGCCCATGCCCGAAGAATAATGTCGACGAGATCCTTCTCCTTGAAAGGCCTTCGAAAGCCTTGAAGAAAGAGTCGTTGACTCTATCATTCTCCGAGGAGGATGAAGTAGGAATCTCCGTGCCCCACGATGACGGCCTAGTGGTGACAATGACGATGGCCAACCACGGTATTCATCAGATCCTAGTGGACAACGGAAGCTTAGCCAATATTTTCTATTGGCCCGTATTCAAGTAGATGAACATTGATCGGGAAAGGATCAAGCTGTTTGGGACACCACTGGTTGGCTTTGCTAGAGAGAAGTTTCAACCTATGGGGTTGATTTCCCTTCCAGTCACAGTAGGAACAACCCCCAAGTAAGCGACCATAATGGTGGACTTTCTGGTGGTCGATCGGCTATCTGCCTACAATGCCATCATGGGGTGTCCATCATTGAATAAGTTGAACGTTGCAACTTCAACTTACCACCTATGGAGAAGTTAAAAGTGATCAGGTGGCTGCAAGGAAGTGCTACAATACATCTCTGAAGAAACCCTTTGGGTCTGCTGATTTGACCATCGATAAAGTGTGTATCAAGATAGAAGGCGAATTGAAGGGTGAGCCAGCTGAAGAGCTGGTAGAAGTTCTAATGGGGGAAGGCAAAGTTGTGAAGATCGGCTCACAACTAACCCCTAAAATCCGAGAACGCTTGGTCAGTTTTCTTTGGGAAAACAAGGAGGTGTTCGCACGGACGCATGAAGATATGCCTCGGATCAACTCGAACAAAATTGTTCACCAGTTTAACGTGGATCCAGCTATGAAACCGATAAAGCGAAAGAGGAGAAAGTTAGCTCCCGAGCGAAACATGGCCATTGCAGAAGAGGTGGAAAAGTTGCTCAAAGCCGGGTTCATCGAAGATGTGTATTACCCCGAATGGTTATTATAattgttattatattaaaaatggaTTCATTTTTGTGCTGTTTGTAGATGGATGAAACAATTCTTTCGGCAGTTATGGCCCCAGTTGTTGGTAAAGATATGGCGACAGAGAGTTTTGCAAAGTCTTTTACTGGTATAGAGCAGCATCATAACGTTCTTGATTCGGAACATgtagattttgattttgatgatgcgttatcaaaaggaaaatatgatGCTTCCTCCGATTCAGGTTCAACTAAAAGGTCACGTAGGAAAAGAAGCCATGGTGATAGTGAAGATAGTTATTGTGTGATATCTGAACAGTTGGGAGAGGTTGCAGTAGCGCTTAAAACTCTTAATAAGGGAGTCGACGCAGATCACCTCTATCAAGAAGTGATGAAGGTGAAAGGATATGATGAGTTTATGCTTGTATCTACATTCGACCATTTGATGGGAGATGAGAACGTTACAAGAGGATTTTTGGCAAATAATGCTAAGTTTAGAAAGTTTTGGTTTGACAACTTCTTCAAAAACCATGAAAATTAGAATTTGCGTATTATCGATATGTAGTAAGATATTAATTAACTTGGATGGTAGTTCTTTGGtcaaaatattgtaatatttgTGGTTGAATTTTAGAATTCATGGTAATATTTATGATGTAACTTGTGTTGATAgtttaaatgtatttttggaTGTTATTTATGCCTCAACTAAAATGAAATTCTATGACTATTGTAAGTCaatttgcatattttaatcaaacataatttttaattccatcttttaaattattttatattaatatttttttaagtatattaatatttttatagtgtgaataaaaattacattttataggttagaataattaaatcaaaatatttaaaaaaggaaTTTTGATTTTCCGTGTGCATACTAAatgccgtaaaatgttttcggtggAAAActttttcagggaaaatgactttcctgaaaatattttccgacgaaaatcattttacgtcgaaagaaACAGAGCCTAAATAAAAAACAGGTTTGATAaggaatttataattttaatataataacaatCCAAAGAATgtgtataacttttttttttttttttttttcttggaagagATTGAAAGGAGAGTGAGAGTCGtggaagaaaagaggaaaaagaaataacaataGATCTGAGTtgcaaataaaatagaatattaAAGGTAAAAGTCTACTCTCTATAAGCGATTAAATGAACATTGAAAAAGTTACACGTTAAGTAATTAAGTTACCTTTATAcgatgcctttcaaatctgaTCGAATGATGCCTCTTTTGATCTTCATTtaatactatatattaattagcaattatagattttttttcttgatcttcatttaattcaatattcttttctttattacaATATTacagttgtttttctttctttatttacaCCTTTTAAAAAGCAAATAGATAAAAGATATTTAAGGTATATGTTACaccttaaagaaaaaaaaattaaaaaaaaagaagaagaaaaagatctGAAAATTGTACTCCGTGCATGGGGTGagatttgaaattgagaagcaTGGCACATCACCAAAACACAGGCTTTGGTACCCGTCAGAATTTAATTATCTACTAAATCCGTCACTGTCAGCACCGCCCTTTGCGTTTCTTGGTAGAGAgggaaaaaaacacacaaacaaaaaataaaaagaaaaaagaaaaaaaacagcaTTATTCAtctagggctggcaattttgacacgacccgcgaatccgacacgaacatgacacgaagttaacaggtattgggtttgggcttatcgggttcgggtcttaatcgggtctacccgattaagacacgattaaattcgtgtctggcgggtcgacccgtcagGTCCGCGGGTTGACCCGCCAaacacgtttaataaatgggtctggcgggtcagtCGGGTcaaccgggtctggcgggtcaatcgGGTCTGGCTGGTCTAGCGGGTCAATCGGGTCTGGCTGGTCTagcgggtgacccgccagacccatttaatttttattattattattattattattattattattttataaaaaaacctatgtctaagttctaactaagttaaccctaacacttactgactcactcacggcttcatttcactcttcacttcacgacttcacagttttcacttcactggcctattccttgtttttccgttactttttctatgtgagtctatatattaaaacattatcttttaaatcattatttatatattaaaacattctcttttaaaaattcttattcttcttagatgattaggataaatttgactagttctttggcctaagagatccctttattaaattattttttccaattttgattaaggttttttttttttttttaattaacggGTCGGGttgggtcgtgtcgggttgtgtcgtgtctacccgatatgacccggttatgctaaacgggttaagcgggtcgtgtcgggttacccggatatttttcgtgttataatcgtgtcagactcgctaacccgtttagctaaacgggtcgtgttcgtgtttcGAGTAATCGGGTCGCAGGTCTTAACGGgtcctaatcgggtctacccgattacccgttttgccagccctataTTCATCCCAGGGGGTCGGTTTAATTATGGAGTGACTAGATTACTGCAAGGTTTAATGGGCCCAACCCAAAGATATAATGGCCCGGAAGTAAGCCTGGCCCTGACCAACGACCCGAACTCACCAAATGGGCATATACATATTTCATAATAAGATCACCTCTCTTCGGCTAAGGCCGCAAACACAAACAGTAATAAATCAAACAAGGAAGTTGAATCTGAAAAttgcacatgcattttttttttttttgggtttccatttttcatttagggtgcgtttgggattgcgattttataaaaataatttgcgattttaaaagatatcataaaacgtaaggtgtttggcattgcgatttaaaaaacacttaatttaaaataagaaaaaaatcggCGATTTCAATAAGCAAACTAGGGggtgcttttttgaaaaaatgcgaatttaaaccaaaatcatgaattcatTTAGGgcgcgtttgggagtgcgtttttaaaaaaataatctacgattttaaaccaaatcgcaactttagggtgcttgggattgcgattttaaaagcgcaaattttaaaatcgcaaaaaaatctgcgatttccataagctgattagagggtgcttatttgaaaaagtacgaatttaaaacaaaatcatgatttttattaaaaagatatttggcgcaatagttaccttttttagaacgggtatgaaaaaaaatactaacaatacccacctaaaatattttaaaacccttcttttctctcttttttttctttatcctctctgtcttgttcatccttattgataatttgattatgaaaccgcaattatatgctaatgttatccaaacactcaattgataaaaaaaatacttttaagtatgttttaccaaacgcctgtgcgattttaaaaagtaccgattttaaaaacgcaatttttaaaatcgcaatttttaaaatcgcacttattgaaattgcattcccaaacgggcccttaaacaaatatttaataaaaaagtactttttagcatattttaccaaacgcctttgcgattttaaaaagtagcgatttcaaaaacgctatttttaaaaacattttttttaaatcgcacttattgaaaccgcaatccctAACGAACccttaatattgttaaaattgattggttgattgatttatttttatatatattttaccatGATAacataaacaatatatatatatatattttcttcttaatttagaagtatcaaaatcttttattttttattttttatttttataaagtagGAGACAAGCCGAATATATGTAAAATTGTATTTGAAGCAAGTGGAATACGGAAAGCTTTTTGCACATTTTAAGGAGCTTCAAATTAAAGGGTTATCTCTTTCTGGATGCAAATAATTTAGATGCCTAAGAGCATTCTTAACGAAGGAGCCAAATTTtgatgtaaaatgatttttcaaaatttactttatctaatttagttaataaatttttaaatgccCCTTACATCTGATTAGCTATATAATAtcagttaaatattattaattttttaattattttttataaggactggattttttctaaatatcctatttttcaatttttgaaaaaaaaaagagatgtgaagagagaaatagtaggaaattttttttttaaaaaagagacgTGGAAGAGAAATAGCAGGAGATGCATTTTAAGGGATTTAAAATGCATCCattaaaataacttatataaAAAGAGAACTTGCCCACaagatgcattttttttttctttcttaaaaataacatatataaaaagagagaTTTTAAGGGATATATAATTTGTAACTACTTTCTGATCAACATAACAAGGCATATAATTTCATGCAAAATTCtgtaacaaattaacaataaataaagttatgaaaaatattaattatttatctttCTAAAAATACACCaacacacatatataacatAACAATTAGAACTTGAGTGTGTTGATGAGAGACAAAGCATTGCTAGTCAACCTAGCAATCTTCAATATAATATCGTTGATCCTGTTCTTCAATGTCTCGCTTACCTGACCTTGGCCATCGTCAAACCCATCCGTGCACGTATCGTCGTCCGTCAAGGCGGCGCTCACCCACGTCTTCATATTCTCCACCTGCGATTCCTTATCGGAGCCATTCAAATGGCGCGTGGCATTCAGTGATTGCTTGAGCTCATCAATGGAGTCTTTGGTGTTCGTGACGCAGTCCTCAAGGATTGAAGTTTCAAAACTCGTCAACCCCTTCTGCTTCAAAAGCTTTGAGATTGTGGAGGATGCATTGTGTGTGGCTTTTATGGCGATGGAGAGGGCGGCTTTGCAGAGTTTCTGGGGGTTTCCTTTGATTTTGGAGGCGTAGGGGGAGAGGGAGGAGTTGCATAATTCTGGATACGTGGTTGAGTTGCAAGCTTTTTCAATATATGTTTTGTAGGTTTGGCTTGAAGAAGTGGCGGCTATGGCTGCTGCTTGAAGCGTTGAGATGAATACAAGGGTGAAAATAATCATGAGAAACTCGTACGACGACGCCATCTCTAGCTATGTCTTtcactcttttcttttgcttgcgTTGATCGATATTGGCGGCCAATATGTAGGAGATTGTGGAGTGCAATCATTAAACATCAAtttaaattaggaaaaaatcCAGGTGATCTGCACGTGCTTCTGCACAACAatagaataatattaaaaaaataactttcaATATAATATTCTGATTTTAAAGATTCTGTAATGGAAGTTGCTTCAATTCTCTGtctatgtattttttatttttatttttttgtttcaaagtGTTTGGCGGGTGAGGGGGatataagaataaaatttattctgtTAACAGGGGGAAGGGTTGAAATTTTTAAGATCGAAAATTATaataagacaatatatatatatatatatatatatatatatatatatatatatatatgagacgAATTCGCAAATATTTCCTATATATAACTAAATATGTAGTTATATACGTAATACGTGACTGTTTCATCTAAGATTTAGTTCACTTTTGGTA
This window of the Corylus avellana chromosome ca5, CavTom2PMs-1.0 genome carries:
- the LOC132182000 gene encoding pectinesterase inhibitor 4-like, whose product is MASSYEFLMIIFTLVFISTLQAAAIAATSSSQTYKTYIEKACNSTTYPELCNSSLSPYASKIKGNPQKLCKAALSIAIKATHNASSTISKLLKQKGLTSFETSILEDCVTNTKDSIDELKQSLNATRHLNGSDKESQVENMKTWVSAALTDDDTCTDGFDDGQGQVSETLKNRINDIILKIARLTSNALSLINTLKF